A single genomic interval of Helianthus annuus cultivar XRQ/B chromosome 13, HanXRQr2.0-SUNRISE, whole genome shotgun sequence harbors:
- the LOC118485926 gene encoding uncharacterized protein LOC118485926 has protein sequence MVWRHPDAVLNDPEPSESELNDAFLSAIRGCPSRVRPFPEHLLVLLGVSNIWAKVDRDPVLMRNGLVMSALDFIKSDDTSDVVFEDAPTVSGENVVVRTSEQRFGGSGYVSVANVKGFTKSNVPKPSTRRLSRRLLKAAPQSTSTEPVDLSDDIEASEDQAEVEAEKEKELVVHGKKVRGKKGVATPVQGSSSKDAEGLNPEGIYVPAWQVKNDDTFKDAAVCEDVVTYLLHSKEFNSALGDVYTKLLNLGKHQGLTAGYKLHESGQPLEKSPMFRPEASDIFKASVEQMERLTYPFIHEVCAEVLGSLSKKRSYSGDSDDTLSSLPEASKDAGLETSAVGGEEGPKVKKTKKAKKSKGFGDP, from the exons atggtgtggaggcatccggatgctgttctcaacgATCCGGAGCCTTCCGAGTCTGAATTGAATGATGCCtttctttcagccattcgggggtgcccttcgagggttcgtccttttcccgaacatttgttagtgcttttaggggttagtaatatttgggcaAAAGTTGATCGGGATCCGGTGTTGATGAGAAATGGCCTTG ttatgtctgctttggacttcaTCAAGAGTGACGACACGTCCGATGTGGTTTTTGAAGATGCTCCAACTGTTTcgggtgagaatgttgtggtgAGAACTTCTGAGCAAAGGTTTGGGGGTTCGGGTTATGTCAGTGTTGCAAATGTGaagggttttaccaagtctaATGTTCCCAAGCCTTCAACTCGCCGGTTATCTCGTCGTTTACTGAAAGctgctcctcaatccacttccactgagccagtggatttgaGTGATGATATCGAGGCTTCTGAGGATCAGGCTGAAGTGGAGGCTGAAAAGGAGAAGGAGTTAGTTGTCCATGGTAAGAAGGTTCGAGGGAAGAAGGGTGTTGCTACCCCTGTTCAAGGATCGTCGAGCAAAGATGCTGAAGGGTTGAACCCTGAGGGCATTTATGTGCCTGCTTGGCAAGTGAAGAATGATGATACTTTCAAGGATGCTGCCGTCTGTGAGGAT gtgGTTACTTACCTTTTGCATTCCAAGgaatttaactctgcccttggtgatgtttacacaaaGCTGCTGAACCTGGGGAAGCATCAAGGCCTTACTGCTGGCTATAAACTTCATGAATCTGGGCAGCCTTTGGAGAAGTCACCCATGTTTCGCCCTGAGGCTTCTGATATCTTcaaggcttctgttgagcagatggagaggctgaCCTATCCCTTCATTCATGAG gtttgtgctgaggttttgggttccTTGTCAAAGAAGAGGTCCTACTCTGGggatagtgatgataccctttcGAGCCTGCCTGAAGCCTCGAAGGATGCCGGTTTGGAAACCTCTGCTGTTGGTGGTGAAGAAGGTCCCAAGGTGAAGAAGACCAAGAAAGCCAAAAAGTCTAAGG gttttggggacCCTTAA
- the LOC110902329 gene encoding uncharacterized protein LOC110902329 → MAVVVGFTMMAVVLVDDVDGGKVAGGGGNELMAKLGELCGKTVSLRCQLSTEDLDALVTITCDEDLTNLIQEYDRTASLQSIKIRAFLSNPKKCSPAHSTASGSGTCGSSSSTGTPEASPKSPPLSVSNRCVYTSSKSPLNLPLCYNKSAGKVPCYAYRNSNRFCLVPNGSNWQ, encoded by the exons ATGGCGGTGGTTGTTGGTTTtacgatgatggcggtggtgttgGTTGATGACGTGGATGGCGGAaaagtggccggtggtggtggaaatg AATTGATGGCGAAACTCGGTGAATTGTGCGGGAAGACAGTGAGTTTGAGGTGTCAGTTGTCTACAGAAGATCTAGATGCTCTTGTTACCATAACATGTGATGAGGATTTGACGAATCTCATTCAGGAATATGATCGAACAGCTTCGCTGCAATCGATTAAAATCCGAGCATTTCTATCAAATCCGAAGAAATGCTCACCGGCTCATTCAACCGCTTCTGGGTCTGGTACTTGTGGATCTAGTTCCTCCACTGGTACACCCGAAGCATCACCGAAATCACCACCTCTGTCAGTCAGTAATCGGTGTGTGTATACGTCGTCAAAATCGCCTTTAAATCTTCCGTTGTGCTACAACAAATCAGCTGGAAAGGTTCCGTGCTACGCTTATCGAAATTCCAATAGGTTTTGCCTTGTTCCTAATGGGAGCAATTGGCAATAA